Genomic window (Pirellulales bacterium):
GGTCGGCTGACGCAGATCGCCCGGTACCTCGGCCAGTGCCTGCGCCCGCAACGCCCGCAACTTGTTCAGATTATCCCGCTCGGCATTGAGCAACACACCATGCGCATCAATCGAGATACCACCCACGGCCTGACCTATGAACGAGCCACCAACCAGTCCCGATTGCGCAGAAACAGAACGCGTACCAATGATGGCTATAATCGCTGCCAGTATCGCGGTGCGACATAAGGCATGTCTGGTGGTAGAAAGGACTCGACTATACATCGCTCTTCTCCCCCTTGCGTTCCCCGGTGGGCCGGACCTCTGGCGCGGAATTCTGGGTCCACGCACTGTTAATTGCGGCCAGGCGCCAAAGAACCTAAAAACGCCACGTTACCAGACTTCAGCGTAGTTGCCGGCATCTGCGGCTGCAAGAAAACGCCGGTACAACCTAGGTATCCGCAGGGATCATCAGGTCCCCGCCTGCTCATGATCGGCCCTTACTACGGCATTTGTCGGCACGGAGGAATCCGCTTGCAGGCACCACCGGTATCTCGATAAGGTAGAAGCAGGCAAATGTTTGGCGCATGATTCGCTAGCGCGGCCACGGTGTCTGTCGGTACGCCGGTGGAGGGGTACACGTCCCAACCCGCCCCTTTGAGCTTCGGCCGCCGGACGCAAGGTGCCTGACATCGTGTAAAACGCCGAGGCCTTGATGCTGGCTTATCTGGTTATCCGTGAAGGGTCGAAGTGGACGGACGTGTTCCGGCTGGTGCCGGGACAAACCGTCACGGTTGGCCGCGCGCCGACAAACCAGATCATTATCAAAGACGAGCGCTGTAGCCGATGTCACGCGGAACTGTTTCAGTCCGAGGGGCGTTGGACCCTGCGTGACCTGGACAGCCGCAACGGCACGATTGTCGGCGACGGACTGGTCCGTGGCGATATCCCCCTTTCACCGGGGGATGTGATTCATATCGGACGCTCGCAGCTGGCATTCGTCGACGATCTCTCCAAGGCCTTCCCTGAAACCGGCAGTTCGGCGCGGACGATGGCTCCGTCGGTTGGCAATGGTCCGATGCCACGCCAGCCCGAAGTAGAAGTGCTAGACGGGCATGAACCGACAACGATCACTCATCGCCGCGGACAAACCAAATTCCTCGAGCCGCACGAAGAAGACGACGGCGGCGTTTCGAAGGTCGGTCGCGCCGCGGCCAAGCTCTGTCGACTGGCATTCGAGCTCGCGAAGAGTCCCGATCCGATGGCCATGGCCAAGCTTGCGATCGCGGGCCTGTTTGAAGGAACGCAGGTCGATGCCGGCGGACTGTTGTTGTTACGGCGCGGCTCGGCCGCCACGGCCGAAGCGCTCGAGGTGATCGCCTCGCGTACCGACACGGAGCTGCCCTACTATCGAGTCTCGGCCTTTCTTGCGGCCACGGTCTTGCGCGAGGGTGAGGCGGTGCTCGCCCGCAATATCATGGGCGATAGCTCGGTAAGCAGCCGCGACAGCAAGGGGGAGATTCATGCCACGAGCGTGATTTGCGCCCCGATCCGACGTGGCCGCACGATCTTTGGCTTGATCCATCTGTACTCGACGAATCCGACGCGCGTCCCAGATCCTGACGATCTGGAGTTCACGTTGGCCGTGGCCGACACAGTGGCCGTGGCGCTGCAGAATCTGCATCGACGCCAAGAGTTGGCCGAGAATCTGAATCAGATTCGAGATGAAAATGTGCAACTGCGCGAGCGGCTGGGCGCGCAGAGCGAAATTGTCGGTAACAGCCCGGCCATTTCGCGGATCATCGAGGAAATCGCGCGGGCGGCGCCCTCGAACGCCACGGTGCTCATCCGGGGCGAAAGCGGCGTCGGCAAGGAACTGGTCGCACGTGCGGTACATTTCTCCAGCCCGCGGAAAAAAGGGCCGTTCGTGTGCGTTAACTGCGCCGCCCTGGCTGAGAGCATTCTGGAAAGCGAATTGTTCGGCCACGAACGAGGGGCGTTTACAGGGGCTGTCGAGAAAAAGATCGGCAAGTTCGAAGCGGCCCACAAGGGTACGCTGATGTTGGACGAAATCGGCGAAATGAGCCCCACGATTCAGGCCAAATTGTTGCGAGTTCTCGAGGGGCATCCCTTCGAGCGCGTCGGCGGCAGTGAATCATTGAAAGTGGATGTGCGGGTCATAGCGGCCACGAATCGGGACCTGGAAAAGGACGTGACCGAAAGCCGTTTTCGCCGCGATCTGTACTTCCGCCTGCACGTGCTCGAGATCGTCGTGCCCGCGCTGCGTAAGCGACCCGAAGACATCGCGATGTTGGCCGACTATTTCTTCCAGCGCTTCAACGCCGAAACCGGCCGCAAGCGGCTTGGCTTCACTCCCCGCGCCATGGAACAGCTATCCCGTTATCGCTGGCCTGGAAATGTCCGTGAGATGAAAAACGTCATCGAGCGGGCCATCGTGCTGGCCGAGGGAGAATACATCGACCAGCAGGATCTGATGCTGTCGAAATTGCCTACGACGGGCGACACCACCGAAACGCCCAGCATGCCCCAGGAATTCGTGCCAACGTCGCTGGCCGAAATGGAAAGGAAGCATATTCTGGCGACACTCAAAGCTACCGGCTGGAACAAGAGTCAGACGGCCAGCATGCTAGGCATCGAGCGATCGACTCTCGACCGCAAGATCCAGCGCTATGAGCTGCACGAGGGCTTTCCTCGCCGCGTGCCCTAGTATTTGGCGGTGCCCATTAGATAGCGGCCGCCCTAGTAATCTCCACTGGCAGGTATCGCGGAGTCCGCCAGACTGGCATCCGGCCAGACGAGCTTCATCATCGGGCCGGCCATCATGCTGGTGGTCAAGGCCATGATCACGAGCGCGACGTAGATTTCGCGATTGACGATACCGTGCTCGATGCCGACGCCGGCCAGAATAATGCCCGTGGCGCCGCGAGCGTTCATGGCCACCCCCACGGCCAGCGACCTCCGGTTGTCGAGGCCTGCCCAACGTGCAGCGACAAACGCACTAAGGATCTTGCTGACACACGCGACCAGGAAGATCGAGACGACCCACGCCACGTTGAAATCCTTGATGAAATCGGCCGAAAGGCCCATCGATACAAAATAAATCGGTACAAAGAAGCTGAGTGCGAACTGGTTCAAGACTTCGTGTGCTTCGCTGCGCTCGCGGGGCGTGGCTGCCATGCCAATACCGAGTAGAAAAGGTCCGAGAAAAGCGTGGACGCCGAAATGTTCGGACATGGCGGCACTCGCCAGCACCAACACAACGGTCGCACCGATATAGCTGGTAGGCCACGACCCACGACGCGCAATCCTTAGTAGCGGCGTGGCGACGAACTGACCGATCACGATTGCCACCACCAGTAACACGGCCACGAGTGCCAAACTGCTGGCAACGCTGCTGTATCCGGGCGACTCGGCTGGCGAGTCAAACGTCTCAAGAATCACCGCCAGCAAAGACCAACTAATCAGGTCGTCGACGATTGTGGCCGTCATCAGCATGGCGCCAAAGTTCTGCTTGATCAGCCCCAAATCGGCCAGAATGCGCGCCAGCACGGGGTTGGCGGTATTGGCCAGTGCCGTACCAATGAACAGTCCGAACGGCAATCGCGCTACCTGGGAGGGCAGCATCTGCTCCGGCAGGGCGTAAACCATCGCCACGCCACACGCCAGCGGCACCATCGTGCCGATCACACCAATCAGGAACGCGGCCCAACCGTACTTGCGGAATTGGGCCAGATCGATTTCCAGGCCGATCACAAACAAAAAGAAGAGCATTCCCAGCTTGATGATCGCGCCGCGCGCCGTGGCAGCAGCCCCAGCGTCTGTGAACAGCCAATCCTGGCAGTCGGGCGCCAGGGCGCCGAGAATCGTCGGCCCCAACAAGATGCCTGCGAGCATTTCTCCCAAAACTGCCGGCTGCCGCAAGCGGCGCATGATCCAGCCGCCGGCCAGCGCGCAAGAAAGCAGCACGGCCAAATCGATGAGCAGGCGGGCAAACTCTTGAGAGGTCATATTCTGTCGACTTCAGGACCGCTAGGCATCGACAGGCAGCTTCATTTCCGCCCGAATTGTATTTATCGGCTCGATCACTTCATCGACCGAGTCTTTGAACAAGTCGCCAATCAACAGATCCGTCAGATGTCCCTTGAAATGCGGATACTTCTTGACGAAACGGCCAAAGCTGAAGCCTTCGTAGAATTCGCAGACCAGGCGACGCATGCGATCCATTCCCTGGTTGAACGCGGGCGCCCACTTACCCAGCTGCGCGGCCGACGTATCACTCTTCGACAGGCCTTCGACGATCGTGTCGGCCACCAACATGCCCGATCGCAGCGCCAGCAGAACGCCCGAGGAATACAACGGATCGAGGAATCCATAGGCATCGCCGACTAGCACCCAACCGTCGCCGGCGGCGACGCGGGCACGGTAAGAGTAATCCTTTGTCGCGAAGAACCCTCCCTTACGTTTGCCGATCGAGACCCGTTCTTTCACGGTGGGGCAGAGGTCCAACTGCTCGTCGTAGACTTCTTCGTAGGGGCGACGATCTTTGAACAATTCTTCAAATGTCGAAACGATGCCGACGCTAACGATGTTGTTGTGCAGGGGGATGTACCAAAACCAGCCCTTCTTCTCTTTGGTTTGAAGGACCAGCGTGGCCCCCTCGTCACGGCCGACGTCACGATAGGCTCCCTCGAAATATGTCCAGAGGGCCCCCTTTTTCAACAACGGGTCGACCTCGCGCAATTTCAGCCGGCTGGCGATTAGGCCGCTCTGACCGCTGGCATCGACCACCACTTGTGCGCGGACAGTTCGCTCGCGCCCGGCGTCGTCGATCACACGCACCCCCACGGCCCGCTCCCCTTCCATGAGGACTTCCAGGACCCGCGTTCCCTCGTGTACTTCCACGCCATGCTCGCGGGCGTTGTCGAGCATCATTTTGTCGAACTCACTGCGCACCACCTGCCAGGTGCGAGAGCAATCGTGCGGCTTGTGGTCGACAAAGTAGAACGGCTCCGACAATTTGCCGGTGGCCGTGACGAATTGCACGCTGTATTTGTTGATGAAAGGGCTGCTCTTCATTTTGTCGAGCATGCCAAGCCGCTCGAGCACCCAGTAGGTCTCGGGTATCAACGACTCGCCGATGTGGAAACGAGGAAAGTGCTCGCGCTCGAACAGTTGCACCTTGTAGCCCTGTTGGGCGATCAAGGTCGACGTAGTGGCCCCGCCCGGTCCGCCCCCGATGACAACCACCGGCACTGATTGTTCGTTGTTATTCATAGAATCGGCGATCATTGGTTTGCTAGCCTCCGGTGCAAAATCGCAACTTGGTTCGACAGCTCGATCAGAGATGAGGTATCAGACGACGAACGAACTTCATGCCCGTATTCCCTTCCGAGCGGCAAAGCGCGGGCAGCGTTCAAATGGACAGTTCGCTTGGCTCTTCATGCGGGCCACGGGCCTGGCGTAATAGTGCGATCAACGTTTGCAGCTTTTTTTCTTTTAAGTGGCCTAATTGCTTTTCGTGGCAATCACGCAACTCGATCGCAAGCTTTTCCAACAGGGACACGCCGGTCTTGGTGATCGCAACTTGCACCACGCGACGATTGCCCGTCGGGCGATGCCGCTCGATGAGGCCGCGCTCGTCGAGCTTGTCCAACAGGCGCGTGATATCGGGCGATCGCGAAATCAAACGGCCGGCCAGCGTCAGCGTCTGCAAGGCGGCCGGATATTCGGCCCGCAACAACCGGAGGGCGTTGTATTGCTGGGCCGTAAGGTCGTAACGACCGAAAAGCGCGTCTTCGACCGCCTTCAGGCGATCATAGGTGCGCCAGAGGTTCAAAAAAGCCTGCTGTTCGAGCGAGTCGAACCCGTGGGGCTTGGCGCGGGTGCCCTGGCCGGCGGCCCGTGAGGATCGGACGGATCGTCGTTTGCTGGTAGTCGTTGGCATGCCCCTCACCATAGGCCCTGGAACAACAATTGTCTAGACAAATATCGTTGCGACATCGTAATGGGTGCCAAACCACCCATTTCACCAGCCGACTTATTCAATTTATGGAATTATTCACCGCTCCGAAAATTGACGTCTTGATCGGACGAATCGCGTATTTCTCGGGGAAATCGCTGGTTTCCAAAGAATTCTGTCCGTGCACGTCCGGTCCGATCTCATATCGCGAATTCTACAGGCCGCGGAGGAGAGCCTCTGGCCATGATACCGGCCGTGCCGGTGGCTTCGGATTCGCCGCGCTCGTCCGCGGCGGACTTACCGACGAGCGATACTGTCATCGGCCGTTAGGGACGCAGCATCCAGATCCGCGTCGCGCCGCTGCCAGTAATACTTCAGCCCAGGCAGAAAGAAGCAGGCGGCCGAGACCACGCCAAACAGTGTGAGGCCCAGCGGGATCTTCAGCCGCTCTAACAGCGCCATGCCAAGCGCGGTGGCAAACAGAGCGGCCGCTTGAAAGTAAAACTGCCCAGACAGTGTGCCCGCCTTCACGACAAAGACCATGCCGCCGACCAATCCTAGCACAGGCGACAAGGCGAGCACCGGCAGCCCCATGATCATCTCGACATAAAACAAGACCACGATGCTGATCATACTGGCGGCCCACACGTGCGCAATCTGTCGCTCGACAAAGGTTACCGGGCCGGCACGGCGCCGCAACGTCCAGAAGATGGCCGCCCAGGTGCCCAGCCCTGCCGTCCACAGCGCCAAGTACGGTAAGGCGGACGTGGCCCCCTGCCACTGCAAAAGATTTGTCAGCAGGCAGGTGACCAGCAGAGCCAGGCTGTGCCACATCCACAGCAAGCCCCAGTTCTCGAGCACCGTGGCGTGATGCGTTTCTCGAAACGCGCGCGACAACACTTGCGTGAAAATGCCACTGCGGGCCGCCGTCGGTTCGTCGGCCAGGAACGCATCGAGATCATCGGCCAGAAGCTTCGCGCTCTCGTAACGCAAATCCTGTGGCTTTTGCAGGCATTTGAGCGCGATCATCTCCAGTTCGCGATCGGCCCGCGGATTGACAAGCCTGGGGGGCAAGGGATCCTGCTCGAGAACCAGCAACACCGTGTCGACCGGCGAGGCGGCCTGAAAGGGCGGCCGTCCTGTGAGCATCTGATACAGAATCGTGCCCAGGCTGTAGACGTCGCTTGTGGGCCCCAGCTTGCCGCGCGATCCGGCCGCTTGTTCGGGCGCCATATGGGCCGGCGTTCCCAAGATGGCACCGGTCAGCGTGAGATTCGAATCAGCTTCGACGCGTTTGGCCAACCCGAAATCCGAAACGTGCGGCCGCCCTTCTGTGTCTATCAGGATGTTCGACGGCTTCAGGTCGCGGTGCAGCACGCCGCGCGTGTGGGCGAAATGAATCGCCCGGGCCACCGGCGCCAAGAGCGCCGCGGCGTTGCGTGCCGAAAGCGGGCCGTCGGCCAACTTGCGTGCCAACGTGGTGCCGGCCACGTACTTCATGGTGAAATAGGGCTGTCCGTCCTGCGCGCCGACTTCGTAAACCGGCACGATCGCCGGATGGTCGAGCCGTGCGGCGGCTTCCGCCTCGCTGCGAAAGCGTGCCAGGTCGGCGGCACTGGCCATGTCGGCACGTAACACCATTTTCAGCGCCACGATACGATCAAGGCTGACCTGCCGCGCCTTATAGACGACACCCATCCCGCCGCGTCCCAACTCTTCGTGCAACTCGTAATCGGCAAAGCGCCGCAGGACGGCCGCAGAAACCGCAACTTCGCTGCCGTCTCGCATGTCGAATGCAGGATTGCGTGGCCCATCGAGCGGCGATGCTGGCGGAACGCCCGCCGGGGTATGGTCATGTGTGGCATCGGCGGCCAACGCCCCCGCCCTTGAACGCGATGGCGGATTCGAGGCTGCTGCCGATTGCCTCGCGCCGGCCGCTATGCAATCGGTGACGAGCATCGCCGCCCACAGGGGGCGTAGTTCGTCCGCCAGGTCGGCATTGTCGGCGAGCAGGCGATCGATCGCTGCGTGTTGGCCCCTACGCAAGTGCTCGCCCATCTCGCCTAGCATCTGGGCCAGTCGCTCGTCCCTGTCCGTGGCCGAACCAGCCGGATCAGCGTTCCCAGTTTTGGCTTGCGCGTCGGGAGCGATCGGTCGACCACCGTTCATGGGGATTCCCGCTCGTTGGGCGACTCTTCCAATTCGGCCCGCAGTCGCCGCATCGCGCGCAGATAGCGCATGCCGGCGGCGGGCTCGCTGAGTTCCAAAGCTTGGGCCGCTTGCTGATTCGTGAATTGCTCGAAGTGGCGCATGAGAATGATTTCGCGGTCTGTCTCGTCGAGCGTTTCCAGCGCCGCCTGAAAGCGCAGCTCCAATTCTCGGTGCGTCGCGGCTGCCGCCGGCGTGGGATTACGATCGCGCACGAGTCCTGCCAGATCGAGCGCCGACTGGTCGGCGAATTCCGGCGCGGCCGGACGCTGCTCGCGATCGACGCTCCGCCGCGCTGCGCCGCGGTGACGGCGGTGCGCGTCGATCAAATGGTCGCGTGCCAGATGACGCAGCCAGACCAGAAACGGCATCTTGGCCGTGGCCAGGTAATCGGCCAGCCGCCGATCGGCCTCGACCAACACGTCCTGCACGATATCGCTGGCATCGAGGCGCCCCTGCACGGCCCGGTCCATACGCAGGCCCACCATTCGTCGCAAAGCGTCGCGATGGCGTTCCAACAGGCGATTTCGCGCGGCAGCATCCCCCGCGCCGGCAGCGGCAAGCAACTCTTGAGTTTCAGACGAGTCTGGCCACATTGTTGCAAGTATAATGGAGAAGTCTTAGCGTAGCTGGATTTTGCACGCCTGGGCCGTCCTGGGGAACAGCAGGTTGGCATGACGATACTAAGGGTTTTAACGGGCGATATCCTCGTCGTTGGAAGTCGGCAGCGAGGAACCAGGCCGCCATCGAGCGCCCCGCCGATTGGGCCGTCGAGCCTGATCGGGGCCGTTTTGGTCGCGCTCGCGATATCAACGGTTTCGCAGGCATCGATCACGATCGAGAATGGCAGCCCGGCTGCTGTGACCTGCCGGATTTTTGCTAGGAACGCGTCGACGGGCCGTGACGTCACGATCGCCCAAGGCCAGGCCGAGACGGTGGCCACCGAAACCTCGCTCGA
Coding sequences:
- a CDS encoding sigma-70 family RNA polymerase sigma factor, with product MWPDSSETQELLAAAGAGDAAARNRLLERHRDALRRMVGLRMDRAVQGRLDASDIVQDVLVEADRRLADYLATAKMPFLVWLRHLARDHLIDAHRRHRGAARRSVDREQRPAAPEFADQSALDLAGLVRDRNPTPAAAATHRELELRFQAALETLDETDREIILMRHFEQFTNQQAAQALELSEPAAGMRYLRAMRRLRAELEESPNERESP
- a CDS encoding MarR family transcriptional regulator; the encoded protein is MPTTTSKRRSVRSSRAAGQGTRAKPHGFDSLEQQAFLNLWRTYDRLKAVEDALFGRYDLTAQQYNALRLLRAEYPAALQTLTLAGRLISRSPDITRLLDKLDERGLIERHRPTGNRRVVQVAITKTGVSLLEKLAIELRDCHEKQLGHLKEKKLQTLIALLRQARGPHEEPSELSI
- a CDS encoding serine/threonine-protein kinase, giving the protein MNGGRPIAPDAQAKTGNADPAGSATDRDERLAQMLGEMGEHLRRGQHAAIDRLLADNADLADELRPLWAAMLVTDCIAAGARQSAAASNPPSRSRAGALAADATHDHTPAGVPPASPLDGPRNPAFDMRDGSEVAVSAAVLRRFADYELHEELGRGGMGVVYKARQVSLDRIVALKMVLRADMASAADLARFRSEAEAAARLDHPAIVPVYEVGAQDGQPYFTMKYVAGTTLARKLADGPLSARNAAALLAPVARAIHFAHTRGVLHRDLKPSNILIDTEGRPHVSDFGLAKRVEADSNLTLTGAILGTPAHMAPEQAAGSRGKLGPTSDVYSLGTILYQMLTGRPPFQAASPVDTVLLVLEQDPLPPRLVNPRADRELEMIALKCLQKPQDLRYESAKLLADDLDAFLADEPTAARSGIFTQVLSRAFRETHHATVLENWGLLWMWHSLALLVTCLLTNLLQWQGATSALPYLALWTAGLGTWAAIFWTLRRRAGPVTFVERQIAHVWAASMISIVVLFYVEMIMGLPVLALSPVLGLVGGMVFVVKAGTLSGQFYFQAAALFATALGMALLERLKIPLGLTLFGVVSAACFFLPGLKYYWQRRDADLDAASLTADDSIARR
- a CDS encoding sigma 54-interacting transcriptional regulator, producing the protein MLAYLVIREGSKWTDVFRLVPGQTVTVGRAPTNQIIIKDERCSRCHAELFQSEGRWTLRDLDSRNGTIVGDGLVRGDIPLSPGDVIHIGRSQLAFVDDLSKAFPETGSSARTMAPSVGNGPMPRQPEVEVLDGHEPTTITHRRGQTKFLEPHEEDDGGVSKVGRAAAKLCRLAFELAKSPDPMAMAKLAIAGLFEGTQVDAGGLLLLRRGSAATAEALEVIASRTDTELPYYRVSAFLAATVLREGEAVLARNIMGDSSVSSRDSKGEIHATSVICAPIRRGRTIFGLIHLYSTNPTRVPDPDDLEFTLAVADTVAVALQNLHRRQELAENLNQIRDENVQLRERLGAQSEIVGNSPAISRIIEEIARAAPSNATVLIRGESGVGKELVARAVHFSSPRKKGPFVCVNCAALAESILESELFGHERGAFTGAVEKKIGKFEAAHKGTLMLDEIGEMSPTIQAKLLRVLEGHPFERVGGSESLKVDVRVIAATNRDLEKDVTESRFRRDLYFRLHVLEIVVPALRKRPEDIAMLADYFFQRFNAETGRKRLGFTPRAMEQLSRYRWPGNVREMKNVIERAIVLAEGEYIDQQDLMLSKLPTTGDTTETPSMPQEFVPTSLAEMERKHILATLKATGWNKSQTASMLGIERSTLDRKIQRYELHEGFPRRVP
- a CDS encoding cation:proton antiporter, with the translated sequence MTSQEFARLLIDLAVLLSCALAGGWIMRRLRQPAVLGEMLAGILLGPTILGALAPDCQDWLFTDAGAAATARGAIIKLGMLFFLFVIGLEIDLAQFRKYGWAAFLIGVIGTMVPLACGVAMVYALPEQMLPSQVARLPFGLFIGTALANTANPVLARILADLGLIKQNFGAMLMTATIVDDLISWSLLAVILETFDSPAESPGYSSVASSLALVAVLLVVAIVIGQFVATPLLRIARRGSWPTSYIGATVVLVLASAAMSEHFGVHAFLGPFLLGIGMAATPRERSEAHEVLNQFALSFFVPIYFVSMGLSADFIKDFNVAWVVSIFLVACVSKILSAFVAARWAGLDNRRSLAVGVAMNARGATGIILAGVGIEHGIVNREIYVALVIMALTTSMMAGPMMKLVWPDASLADSAIPASGDY
- a CDS encoding NAD(P)/FAD-dependent oxidoreductase — translated: MIADSMNNNEQSVPVVVIGGGPGGATTSTLIAQQGYKVQLFEREHFPRFHIGESLIPETYWVLERLGMLDKMKSSPFINKYSVQFVTATGKLSEPFYFVDHKPHDCSRTWQVVRSEFDKMMLDNAREHGVEVHEGTRVLEVLMEGERAVGVRVIDDAGRERTVRAQVVVDASGQSGLIASRLKLREVDPLLKKGALWTYFEGAYRDVGRDEGATLVLQTKEKKGWFWYIPLHNNIVSVGIVSTFEELFKDRRPYEEVYDEQLDLCPTVKERVSIGKRKGGFFATKDYSYRARVAAGDGWVLVGDAYGFLDPLYSSGVLLALRSGMLVADTIVEGLSKSDTSAAQLGKWAPAFNQGMDRMRRLVCEFYEGFSFGRFVKKYPHFKGHLTDLLIGDLFKDSVDEVIEPINTIRAEMKLPVDA